Genomic window (Vigna unguiculata cultivar IT97K-499-35 chromosome 10, ASM411807v1, whole genome shotgun sequence):
TCATGTGACAGGTAACTCTTAGAATAATCAGAAATTTAATTACTTTGAAGGGACCGATCAAATCTATATTGGTAATGGTGAAGGTCTGAAAATTCTTGGTTCCAGTTCTTGTTTAAAAAATCCTACAAATTTTAATCTCTCTCTATCTACACAATTAATTGAATGTACCCTCAATTACCAGAAATTTGCTCAGTGTCAGTAAGTTTGTTCTTGATAATGGTGTTTATTTTGAGGTTTCTTCCTCACTATTGTATTGTTAAATCTCAGGCAACCAATGAATTCCTTCTTGGGGCATTGTTGGAACTGACGATCTATACTCCTTCCTAAATGTCAGCATTCATGCAGTTCATGTCCAACCGTGTCAAAGATTCCTCAGTCTTACTCTACTATCAGTATAGTTGTTAATCCTGACTCTGTTGTAACTAGTGTTTCTGAATCTAGCAACTTATGGCATGCTAGATTAGGTCATCCAAATTCTTGTGTTGAAAATTGTAATGGCTCTTTGTAAATTCCACCCATCTAATAAAACTACAGATTTTTATTCATCTTGGTGTGTTGGCAAAATCTCACTGACTTCCTTCCTCTTCTGAAATTTCATATATTGATGTAAAAACATTTAGTTTAACTTGATGTtagttttctgttttctgtaaCCTATTTAGAAGACTTTAGAGCCTACATATCCTCAGCTTGTATTCTCTGATTTCATCAATTGAAATAACATACAGTTCAGTTTTTgtttaatcttttctttacctTTTCTTCATATCCTTTTCCTGATAGAGCATATATCTCTATTCCATATTGAATTTCTAACACCAACACATATCCTTCTTAGGAGACATCTCAATGTTGTGATTAGATATTGTGAGTGGTCTAATATCTACAAACTGGGTTGAATAACATGGTTGGCACAAAAATGCAATCCTATTCCATACACAATCCTATTAGCGTTCAATTGCAGACAAATGATGGCCatgtataatataaataacacaaTGAAATTGATTCTCAACATCACAAAGTGctcatataatccaaaaaaaaaaaaaacatagaatcAAGAAACCTCTCACCActtcaaaatctaaaataatcAACAAAACCTATTCCAAATTTTCTAACGTACCAAACAGGGACAAAAGTCAGTAGAGACAAGAAAAACTCACAGTCCAAGGACACAGCGGGTAACATCCCGACCCTTGTCAAGACACTTTTCAGGGTTAGGATCCTTCTTCTTGCACTTGAGAAAATCCAAGTTCTCAGAGTGGCACCGGATCCCAATGTGCTTCGATGATGCCATCAACACCGACGACGATGGGATTGGATTTCCCGAAGCATCTACAGCGCTCGCCATTTGCAGTTCAATACTTGTTAGccacaacaaaaaagagaaagCGCAATTCGATCAGTGTCTTGAGTTCctgaaaaaatgaaagaaaattactGGGAAAATGGGGAAAGAGAGAATGGAGAATGGAAATACATTTACGAAATTGCCCTGATCCGTGCTTGTTGGGATGAAGCGAAGTGGACAAGATCAGAAGGGATGCTCTCGTAATTTGGTTGAGAAATAAGCTCCAATTTACTGTTAGTATGGAAATTAATTTCATAGTAACATTATATTtctactttttaataaaaataaataaaatgcataACTTCaatgttagaatttttattatctataacaatatagggaattctcctttttgtgtccacttttcaaaatatcgattttaccctttaaatataataatttattaaatttttaaagattgatcgttatttttacaaattttttataaaatcacgtatctttgctttttctttttttctttatttatcaagaattattcttttatttgttatgatacatttcactttatttttaataaatataattttaatatatatattaacttaataacatcataatattattacctactaatataatatcacgcatatttaaaaaattcatacacAGTATCATTGCGTCCGTGTTACGCTAGTTACATCGAAATACAAACCTTAAATTTGATCATTGAGCAATGTTACACATATAAAACAAAACATCATATCAtgtattttcaaaattcttCTTCACTGACTCGATTCTTATATTTCAAtagctttttttttctataatttcaCCCAACTAATATTAATACATTGATTtagattaataattttaaatgtaatttaatctcataaaattaatttataaagttaaatttacatttacttattaaatataatttgatcggtcatataatacaaaatttttaacaCATCTTTTCGATATATTTTggtcatataatataaaatttttaatataccTTTTCATATAAAGGTACTAGACAAGTCAAGTGTGAAAGCAAAGAAAATTGAATAACGGATGCcacataaattcaataaaaacttTACTAAAATTGGTTTTACTAccattttaaaaagtatatatcaaATCTATGTCAGCTTCAcataactaatttaattaaataatatttgcattgaTCAAAAATCTCCACACAAGATTAATGGAAAGCTAAAATCTTACGAGACAACGATTCCTTGACTAATTTGGTAGAGTTCAATAAATGTTTTTTCACCTTAATCAGCCAGGTTTCAATCTAGAAAGAAAGCAACTTAAAATAAGGTTACGTATAATTGGTGTCATAATAAGCACTACAATTTTGAATTTCTACGATAATAATatgtttaagagaaaaaaaattacatggttgattttttatttggtgtGCTACTTGTGGTTTGAATGTTTGGTGTTTTACTTGTCTACTTCAGTTGGCAGGAACCACCAAGGCATCAGAAATATGCATTTTGAACATATAACCAAATTACAACCATGTTGCAACAGTACAAAATTCTAATCAGTTATTATGTTTGAAGAGGTTTAGTTTGTCCTGCTTGCATGCAATGCTGCAGAAAATTTTAGAGGAAAAACATTCTCAATGGTAATATTCCAACACTGTTGTACAAACAGAAAAGATCAATGATTTTTTGGAAAACAGGCGCATTGGCTCAATCCAAATGGGCTGTTATTATTTTCGACAACACAGTGCTTAGTTTCACTCCAAGGAACACTTTTGCTCGAATGCTTGCTGCTCTTTGCGACACAAGTCAAATTCATTTGTATGGTAGTACATGCAGCCGACATAATCATCCATCTCCTTTGTGCACTTCTGATGCAGATCTCTCAAACTGCAGTAAAAAACATTTGAACACCATCACCCATAAATcttcaaggaaaaaaaaaccaTGATACGTGACATAATGCACCAGTCAATGAGAAAAGACCAACATACAAGGGAATACTGAAAGCTTTCAGCTATAACATATCaactaaaacacaaaattatgTGCATCTCAAAATTATGGAAATAcaattctcttttctttttatgtacAACAGCAGTTTAGGTATAACTGTCAATATAGTAGTACATCTGTTTCTTGAACTCCCAACTAACTCTAAGTTAGTTAGATAGGTTAGTTACAAGTTAGTTAGAACTCTTTTGTATTCTGTTAGGTTTAGTTAGATTCATGGACTTCACTGTACTCTGTTACTCCGGGAATTACATGTTCCTTTTCACGGTATACCTAaaatctttctcattctctctcaACCTTAATACAAAAGGAACATCTACCAGATAGAAGCAAATAGTACAAATTTCTGTCTATCTTTGTCAAGAGAAATACTATTAcgaatatattatattatttgtcaCAGAAAAATGCATTAAGCAGTGATACTAATGAAAGTAGGGATgatcatggattggatttttcaaaattcactccaatccaaatacaataaaataaattggatTTAAAATCTAAATTCATGTTAACTAGATCAAATTGATTTGGATTTTTCTAATCCaatttaaattggattaaatCTAGATAAAATCAACTTGATCAATTAGATTAAATCCGAGTGGGATTGACCTAATCGTGGGATATTCAACTCTACTTGACAAGGGCTTAATGTATTAGCTGAACACATGCCTAATTTGATTTGGCCCGGTTTGTCTCAATCCTACTTGGGTCTAATCTGACCTAATGTTGGagtttgtttgaaatttttcccccttGTTTAGGATTCTTTATCTCTTTTGGcaattattttctctctctacaATTATACATGACCTATTCTGCATTGGTATCTTAGCGTAATGATTGCAATAGCCCTCACAAGTCAGGTAAAGGACGTCAAAAGTGTGAACATTGACATTGGCTCGGTCTCAGATTTGACTAGTTTTATGCCTTGTGGTCATCCTTCTCGATTTGTTGTGGTTAACCAAGTTGCACCCTTGCAATCATCTAATTTGGGTCCAATCATCTGATAATTTAGGACAGCTAGTTATCTTCCATgaatttctcaaatggtatgAGGATGGTCAAAACTCGGGTTCCATTGCTTCTGTCGCATAAGTACATTAGATGGCCTCACTCACTCCAACTCTCTTGGCCCTTGGGTTCTAGACTTGGGTGCCACAAATCACATTActtgtaataaatatttctttctcttctttgtcTACTTCAGgttatttatcttttcttaccATAGCTAATGGCTCTAGGGCCTCCTTATATGGTGTTGGTACtatccatatttttttttctctatctaTTGGTAATGTTCTTTATATTCCTAAGTCTCTTTTTAACGTTCTCAGAAGAAATTATTTCACCCTTCGGAAAACTACTCTTAATCGTATGAAAATCCTTCTTCAAGATAGCAATATCAAAGTACtactataaaaagaaattttaatcaCCCGGCCTTTTCTGATCAGGCTGCTTGTGACTGTGGTGGTTGTAGTTGTGGCGGCAGATTTGATTTGCCAACTTTCAGTGTTAAATTTGTCTCAAATCACACTGCAAATATTTGTTTCTACAGTCCTGATTCATCCTATCAACCAAATGAGTCTCTTGTTCCATATGATCCAGCAACACATCAGCCACTGCAGTATTCTGCTTGTCAGTCTAAGCCAACACCTCGATCAAACACATGGGTCAATCCTACTGCAAGATCTCAAAATCAATCTTACCAAGGCATTCCAAGTGCTATGGTGACTAATTCTTCAGCACAAGAAAATGGAAATTCCAATGGGATACAATATTCAGGAGCCTCCTTTCATGTGACAGGTAACTCTTAGAATAATCAGAAATTTAATTACTTTGAAGGGACCGATCAAATTTATATTGGTAATGGTGAAGGTCTGAAAATTCTTGGTTCCAGTTCTTGTTTAAAAATCCTACAAATTTTAATCTCTCTCTATTTACACAATTTATTGCATGTACCCTCAATTACCAGAAATTTGCTCAGTGTCAGTAAGTTTGTTCTTGATAATGGTGGTGTTTATTTTGAGGTTTCTTCCTCACTATTGTACTGTTAAATCTCAGGCAACCAATGAAGTCCTTCTTGGGGCATTGTTGGAACTGACGATCTATACTCCTTAAATGTCAGCATTCATGCCAGTTCATGTCCAACCGTGTCAAAGATTCCTCAGTCTTACTCTACTATCAGTATAGTTGTTAATCCTGACTCTGTTGTAACCAGTGTTTCTGAATCTAGCAACTTATGGCATGCTAGATTAGGTCATCCACATTCTTGTGTTGAAAATTGTAATGACTCTTTGTAAATTCCATCCATCTAATAAAACTATGGATTTTTGTTCATGTTGGAGTGTTGGAAAGTCTCACTGACTTCCTTCCTCTTCTGAAATTGCATATATTGATCTAAAATCATTCAGTTATTTAAAAGGATGTTAGTTTTTTGCTTTCTGTAACCTATTTAGAAAACTTTAGAGCCTATATATCCTCAGCTTGTATTCTCTGTTTTCATCAATTGAAATAACATACAGTTCAGTTTTTgtttaatcttttctttacctTTTCTTGATATCCTTTTCCTGATAGAGCATATATCTCTATTCCATATTGGGTTTCTAACACCAACACATATCCTTCTTAGGAGACATCTCAACGTTGTGATTATATATTGTGAGTGGTCTAATATCTACAAACTGGGTTGAATAACATGGTCGGCACAAAAATGCAATCCTATTCCATACACAATCCTATTAGAGGTTCAATTGCAGACAAAATGTTGGGAATGGATAACATAAATAACACAATGAAATTGATTCTCAACATCAGAAAGTGctcatataatccaaaaaaaaaaacatagaatcAAGAAATCACTCACCACttaaaaatctgaaaaaatCAACATAACCTATTCCAAATTTTCTAACCTACCAAACAGGGATAAAAGTCAGTAGAGACAAGAAAAACTCACAGTCCAAGGACACAGCGGGTGACATCGCGACCCTTATCAAGACACTTTTCAGGGTTAGGATCCTTCTTCTTGCACTTGAGAAAATCCAAGTTCTCAGAGTGGCACCGGATCCCAATGTGCTTCGATGATGCCATCAACACTGACGACGATGGGATTGGGTTTCCCGAGGCATCTACAGCGCTCGCCATGTGCAATTCAATCCTTGTTAGCCACAACAAAGAAAAGGGAAGAGGATTCCGATCAGTGTCGTTAATTTCTCgagaaaatggaagaaaattactcggaaaatagagaaagaaaaaatgcaaaACGAAAACCAATTTACGAAATTGCCCTGATCCTTGGTTGAAGGGGGAAAGAGAATTGGACAAGAACAGAAAGAGTACTCTCGTAATTTTGTTTTGAGGGATAACAAAGCTTCAATTTAGTGTTAATATAATAGAACTTCTAATCTTAATAGAAATACTAACATAGTTTATTTTAAAGCTTCTTTAGTTTTGGGTTAAGTTAATAGACAAAATTTAGAACATTAGCATTTTAGTtatatagagaagaaaataagttttgttactgaataatttatgtttaaaaatttgaCTCAATAATGGaacaagttttaaaattaaaataagataagaatAATATTCATGAACTCGAAAAAGTGTATTGACACCTagtatatatttagaaaaaaaaataatgaatttataggTTATGTaatgtaataagaagaaaaaaaaagtgtctaATAAGTgtatacaattaaaattaaggtgttcataaattatttttcttaagataacattattaaattataatttctttttgtgaataagctttgattcttatattataaattactttTGGGAATAAAGTTTAATCCTTctattaaaaagttataattgtaTTGCGCTCGTTAATCCATTTCTAGTTACAACGGACACAAATGTGGTTTGTCATCTTATATTGTAGATTCTTCATCATCATGGTACACAAGAAAGAAAGTTTGAATGAAAATGGAACAAGACATGAAGACTTTACccagagagaagagaaagatgaAATAGTTAGAGGAGgaaattagaaaatattagaaatttccttaataataatataattatttcttaatttaaaatatgttataattaaaaaaaaattgtttcaaaataatatttttagaatattctaaatattccttatatatttaagatatttCTCTAACTATCCATCACTACTTTGACTAAAGAAGTTGCAACTTCTTAACTATCTATTGGTTACAAATTTATATCATCATCATTCATATTGCTTTCATGAAGTAGTAGTTCTAAAATTctgtaaatagaaatatcaattACTTCGTAAAATTACAtttgaataaaaagaaattagataATGTTTTGATTACTGAGTCTATGTTAGAGTTTGATTCTTTGTTTTggttattatcttaaaaaatactttCAAGTGGTGTTTTTCGAGTCATGTGTATTGCACCATGGAATCTTTAAGTTTCTTTGgatgaaaaaaatcaaaagttgATCTTCACTATCTAGTTAGGATTACATCATAATCTCATGAGGACGCAACTaagattaaaaatgataaaaaaattattagaaggGACATGactagaaaaaagaaagagaacaaGAACATAGAGACAATACAAAGGAGGGATATCAAGGATAAGGACTaaaatagagagagaaaaattgCGTACAACCAGAAGTTGAATTTTAGTcagaaaaaaagatgaaaagggAAAATTGCATACAACCAAACCAAagggataaaagaaaaataataaagaagacAGAAAAATAGAACTACGTTTTTTACGTCTATATTTTGTGGAAAATTTTGAGTACAGGtaaaaaattagatatatttACTGATTTGGTACTCCAATTTTTTGGTaaagttcaatttgatcctcatacttttggtttgttcaatttagtacctcaattatctaaaaagattcaatttgatcatctcaaataagttggagttaacacccgTATAGGACATGTGTCAagctgtgatttttttttttaattttttaattctttttcaaaaaatttaaaaattgtcacgtgtctaCCATCGTGTCACGTgacagcttacaatcatgacacgtgacagtggtaatagttattttcaatttagtcctttctTTAAatctttggttcaatttagtaccctaattttttaaaatgatccaatttcattccctccaatttgagaccaaattaataaataagcttaattaaaacttatatatatatatatatatatatatatatatatatatatattacaataactttttctaatatatacataaaatcatttcacctaaatacttaaattattttatttcttacatttttttaccTGTGTAATTTGtacacatgaaattttttatacttgtaaaaaataaaataatttgaatatttaggtgtagtaatttgatgtttaaattcaaaacaattattttaacatgtatatataatttataattaaacttagttactaatttggtctcttattagaaaagaagaaattggatcattttaaaaaattggatactaaattgaaccaaaaattgaaatagaagactaaattgaaaacaactattatcaCTGCtacgtgtcatgattgtaagctgccacgtgacatgatgataaactgacacgtaccaatttttaaatttaaaaaaaaaaatttaaaaagaaaatatttttttttaaatttaaaaaaatattaaaaatttcatggcttgacatgTGTCATGTACAAACACGATGTTAACTTCAACTTAACGgagagaaccaaattgaatctttttagataattgaagtattaaattgaacaaactaaaAGTATggataccaaattgaacttaaccaaaaaattgggtaccaaatcagtaattataccaaaaaaattaatatcaaattgcATGAAAGGGGAAAGAAGAGTGAAGtggaaagaaatagtgaattgTGCAACTCTGTCTAAACAATAGATGAAGACACACAAAAAAGTTTCGTAATACTATTAACTATTAACTATTAACTATTGACGAGAGATAAAAAGCGAGAAATAAACAGACAAATATACAATAAACTATTAGATACGATAAATGAAgatgcaaagaaaaaaaaatagtcaagaAAAGAATGGTGAAAATAAGTAGCATTACTCATTTGATGCCTCATTTTGAACAATCTGACACAACTTTATACCTTTTCAACCACATAGAATGCCATGTGCTCTTGAATGTGTATATGAAACTAATTTTGAAACCTGGTGAACAAATTTCATACAATATACACAATATTGTCACCAGAACGGCGAATTCTTAAAGTCACCTATGATTCTGCACATTATAGATTGATGCACATTCCTAACCTTCCAAATCCCCATAGAAATGGACAGTATCGTTCAAGTTGGTAATAGACATCAACTCTGAGAAACACAAAGATATGTGATCGCATTGCAATACCTACATGTGAAATTCAGCTGCAATCCCTGTTTTCCAGATAAACATGACTGACAAAAAGTTTATACTAGCTGCAGACACCTATAGCATTTGCATTCTTGATTATCCAAGGATGCTCCATTATTCTCTGAAGAGAGAGCCTTCGTGAAGAGTCCTTTACCAGAAGCTGCATCAATTTACCGATTGCAGTAAGAAGAAGGACCAAATCTTCTCTGAAAAGGATATATGTAGATATAAACTTACCCGACTAATAAGATGTTTGGCTTCTGAAGAAACATAAGGAGTAGAGGGGAAACTTAAGTCAACCTTCATTATCCTACACAAATCTAAAACATTACATATGCATAGCAAAAGTGACATTTATTTTAACTACACAGTGTATAAAAGTCCTTGCAATTCCACCTTCTGAAGGTATCAACTTGACTCTCAGCCTCAAATGGAGGAGCACCATAAAGGAATTCATAGCAAAGGATACCTAGAGTCCAGTTATCAACTGCATAATCGTGAGCTTTGTTTTCTACCATTTCGGGTGCTAAATAATCCAAGGTTCCACACATGGTATGTCTTTTGCTTCTTGACTGTACTGACCAACCAAAGTCTGCAATCTTTAGACGACCCTGAGACCAAGCCATTATCAAATTAATTGCTAAAGTTCCCTACAGCTCAAACATAATTGGTTCCAACTAGTTACCAAATTGTTTTCATCACATATCTACAATTAGGAACATTCTCATTGTAAGTTTGCTTTCCTTCTTTTTTACCTCTTTTTGAATGGGGGAACGTGTAGTATGGAAAGggaatgaagaaagaaaaaaaataatgtcgAATATGGTGAAact
Coding sequences:
- the LOC114167443 gene encoding NADH dehydrogenase [ubiquinone] 1 alpha subcomplex subunit 8-B-like, translating into MASAVDASGNPIPSSSVLMASSKHIGIRCHSENLDFLKCKKKDPNPEKCLDKGRDVTRCVLGLLKDLHQKCTKEMDDYVGCMYYHTNEFDLCRKEQQAFEKKCSLE
- the LOC114167442 gene encoding NADH dehydrogenase [ubiquinone] 1 alpha subcomplex subunit 8-B-like, whose translation is MASAVDASGNPIPSSSVLMASSKHIGIRCHSENLDFLKCKKKDPNPEKCLDKGRDVTRCVLGLLRDLHQKCTKEMDDYVGCMYYHTNEFDLCRKEQQAFEQKCSLE